The genome window acccattcaccaagtccaagcaaggggctgtggattaaaaaacagagacaagagacagcgggtcattcctgtcagcagaatgctgaatgccctttattgaaggagggaggaaaccttaaatacaggcttacagcacaatggaggaaccccggagggcagaagttcgcttcccaatgttctacattcttgcatctaagctgtttacaccaaatgcaggatacataaacaaagaacttcccttaagcattcaggagggtgaagACTAGcaggaatcagcatagggaggacatctggtcaaggttggcaagcaaggcaacagctactcaaAATGGGGGTCCAGGGCcctactgttagttatttagcgctCTTACCcttgaggaacacgtcccgaacacgacaaatccacagaagaggtggatagaggatagaggtgacatgcctgtgtgaagcacatgtgtgtgaggagaggagagaagagaagaagaggagagaagagagacctgtgcaaaatggcgccggctttttaaagagtgagccgcgcatgcgtataggaccacatgtggctactccacgcatgcacgtagattacatggccgcacacactttacgcaaccatgtaaagccacggagtcctagccacgcgagatgttctgacctggaaatggctattttgaaccggaaataactaagCGGTccaccgggaaagcccaaccgtgtggacatgttgtgatttcctatcacctaCACCCAGTGGCTTGACTCCAGATACAGTCAAGCTGACAAGCAGGATAAGCTATCAGTGAtagctttaatttaatttttctagtgTTCAGCTTTAGCAAATGTTTTcaagggtcttgctgtgtatttGGTGTTACAACAGGTACAGGGGTGACAAACATGAATGACAGTCCACCCATCCTAACTCTAACTGAGCTGATGTAGTGCAGAACCTGGGCAGaggtggtggtgaggatgggtAGGGGCGGAGTTCAGGCCCAACAGAGATGCCCACCAATGACAGGTAAATTTCTACTTTGTTATATTGAGAACTGCTCTGTTCTTACAACCAAATCATCACATAGATCAAATTTatcacatttagaaaaaaaagaaagaaagaaagaaagaaagaaagaaagaaacctcttTTTTCTCATTCTTATGTCTTTCCATGTAGTTTAAAACTTTTTAACAATCTTTCAAAGGAGCCCATTATTTAGAGAGTGAGGGCATAGAAGAATAGTTTAAATCACAGCAGAAGTCTTTACACTATAAATCAGAAATAACTGCATAACAAAAAGTGCAAaccacagctgggcagtggtggcacacgcctttagtcccagcattcaggaggcagagctaggcggatctctgtgagttcgaagccagcctggtctccaatgtgagttccaggacagccagggatacacagagaaaccctgtctcaaaacaaaacaaaacaaaacaaaacaaacaaaaacaaacacaaacaaacaaacaaacaaaaaaaaaaaaaacaaaaaacaaaaacaaaaaacaaaaaaatgcaaatCACAACATCTACAAGGAACACAAAGTCCAGAATCAACGAGCTGTTATCCAGCCGCCGCCGCCCCGCGCACCCTTGCTGTTCACTACCTCCTTCTGCTGATATTTATCCCATTGATTTTTCTAAACAGATATTAATAAAGTTGAAGACTTGCATTGTGCCCTTCACCTCAACACAAGCAAAACAGATGTCTCCTCTTCTGTTCAACTGGCTTGTTTTTCCGTTATTCTGGTTTGCATTTCAGGGGTCACTCACTGTGGTCATTCCTCCAGGATGACACCCATCTTGTTAATTTCGTTACCCTGTGGAGCTCAAATTAGCAATGATGCGTTGGCAAGAAGAGGATGCATAGGATGGGAATTTCAGCGACAGATCTTGGGGGctgaggtatagctcagtggcagagcacttaccTACCAAAGAAACAGCAACTTACAACTGAGGCAGGAATGGGGAGGGAAATGATGAAGGACTATGTTACTACACTAACAAACCTAAGATAAGAAGCACTGTATAggtgggcagtggtagtgcacgccttggatcccagcacttgggagggaagcagaagcaggtggatctctgagttagtctacagagtgagttctaggacagccagagctgcacagagaaaccctgtctcaaaaacaaaaatttaaaaaacaaaaacaaaaaaagagccgggcgttggtggtgcacacctttaatcccagcactcgggaggcagagccaggtggatctctgtgagttcgaggccagcctggtctaccgagcgagatccaggaaaggcgcaaaactatacagagaaaccctgtctcgaaaaatcaaaaaaaaaaaaaaaaaaaaaaaaaagcaagcgcaaggccctgggttcgatcctcagctctagaGGTTGAGGCCATGGATACACacaagataaaatattaaaaaggggTGGGAGGACCACATGCTCCATCACCAGGAAGGGATGAGAATCAGATGATCTGACTCCCACAATTCCCTTTGGAGGGCAGGCCTCCAAAAACCTAGGGATCCCCCACTTCACCTCTCAAAGGTTTCACCTCCTCTCTCCAACAGTAACAAGATGGCGGGGTGACCCAGTCTTCAACACATGGGCCTAAGCGATCCATGCCAGATCCAAGCTGGCCTGGGACCATGGGCAGGTATGGTCTTACCCCATTGTAGGGATGCACGTATTTGACGCTCAGAGTAGAGAAGTCTGTGGAGACTATCCTCTGCCTTCCCACCCACATTGTCAACatccttctgtgtttctgtccAGAGTTCTGGGACTTCTACCCTGGAGGAGAGGTGAAGGCATTTAAATCTTTTGTGTTTCATCCCCCTTCATTTTTGTGAGGTTGGCTTAGAGCAAGCTTCTCCTTTGAACAGCTTCCTTGTTGCCCAACTGAGTCCAAATCCTCAGATTTTCTTCCTCACACACAAATCCAACGACTCCCCATTTCCTCATCATGAATACTGTGCTTACATCCTCCATCTCCAAGACAACCATCCCAGGAGCTTCCTAGAGACTCTCTAAGCATTATGAGGCCCAGGGGACCATGTCACCAATCAGCAGGAGTCTGGAACAGGGGCAACAGGCCGTTAAGCTCTGTAAGAGCCGCCAATCTGCTTCCctgttgagccatttctcagGAAGCctggggtcctggggatctgCTATTTGTGATGCTGTGGACAGAAAAATACAGAGTGCTACACCCTCCCCTTAGCCCATTAGCCTGCCTGAGCCCACCGTGGATAGAACTCTGCTTGAAACTGTTTTGGGACTCATCTTTTGAGCCCTGTGAGCCGCACCTGCTGCTTAGCGTTTGTTATTAGGTGTCTGAACCTACATTGTTGCCAACAGAAGGGGCCCTAACACCAGGCAGTGATCTGGGCACGCTCTAGTCATGGTTATTCTTGTGTCTACGTGCACAAGCTAAAATACATAGAAAGAAGCTGACACATGATGATGGGAATAGTCACCTTTGTTCTGAGGGCACGAAACCCAGGAAGAATAAGGTCACTTTTCAAAAGATTATagaattctaaatatttttcacCATTTGGAACTTGTCCCCTCCCACTATGATGCATGCTGGGTAaacactctacaactgagctgcagccccatttttttttttttttaatgttgagacAGAGCccttactaagttgcccaggctgaccttgaactgagaatcctcctgcctcagcctccctggtagCTGATATTATAGGTCTGTACCATGAGACCCTGCTTGTATACTGTTTAGGaaattaatttgtttaattttcctAACTTTCTTTGATATTGCAGGTCTGGATAGAGGCGTCCTTGGGTGGAAGAGTAATGGCCTGTGTTATAGACTGATCTAGAATGTTCCTCTAAAGTCTCATGTCAAAGCCTTGGTTgcacccaggctgtggtggtgcatgcctttaatcccagcacgtgggaggcagaagcaggtggaagtttgaggctagcctggtctacagagtgagttccaggatagctgggACTGTTACacagtgtcaaaaaaaaaaaaaaaaaaaaaagccttggtTGCAGCCTACGATGGAAATTGGGGTCTAACAGAGggaagttaggtcactgggaGCTGTGTCCTAGAAAGGGATTACTGGACTCTAGCCCCTGGTCTTCCCCTCGCTGCTTCCAGCAACATGCCCCAAAGCTCTGCTGTCCCAAAGGTTCTTTCTGTGATGTCCTGTCTCCGTACAGGCCCAGGGAAACAGGCTAAGTGACCCAGCACTGAGAGCCCTGCACTGGTGACTGAACTGGCCTTCCTTCCTCATAAGCTGACTTTCtctagtgttttgtcacagtgatggaaagctgCCTGACGTGGGCTGCCATCTCCGGTGCCAGCTGTCAGCTCGTGGCTGTCACTGCTTAATAAAAGTTACTTAAAACACCTTCTGGCCTAATTTTGCAGATGTCATCATTTGTTCCATTATAATttcctattattttcttttggcaCAAAAAAATAGAATGTTCACTCATCATATGTTTACTGAAAAATGGTTATTCCTGACTAGGGAGGTACCTCAGTGGGTAGAGGGCTCTCTTAGACCTGGGCTCAGTCTCCAGCATTgaataaagctgggtgtggtggtacatgcctgtaaccccaaatcatgacacagagacttattactaattatgagtgttcagctttagcttaggctcatttctagctaatttttttctttaacttaaattaacccatttctattcatctaggTGCTGCCCTGAGGGTTGTTTATCTCATCTccatactgtccatcctgctttcctgcttcctccgtgtctggcCGGCTGATCcccagctggctggctgggtggttccccttttccctctgtccaccagcccctcctatccCTCCTATCTCTcctctgtctagctattggctggtcagctttttattagaccaatcaggtgtcttaggcaggcaaggtgaaccAGCAATACATCGTTACAAAGTTAAACaagtgcagcataaacaaatgtaacacatctttacatagttaaacaagtaTTCTACAACATCCCAACACCCTAGAGCTGGGGGCCGAAGGATCAAGGTACAAATGGAACTCAAGACTAGCTTGGGTTATAAGAGACCAAGTCGCTGGGTGGtgggaggtgcacacctttaatcccagcactcgggagacagaggcaggtggagctctgtaaatttgaggccagcctggtctacaaagtgagttctaggacaggctccaaagctacagagaaatcctgtcttgaaaaacaaacaaaacctagatACCATgtcaaaacaagacaagacaaactAAAGGAAATACCTGCTGGGCTGCAGGTGTGAGCTGAATGAAGCAGGCAGTAAGCAAAGTTGTAAATGCAGCTGCTGCCCTCGGGGACACTCCTTCAAACTGTGTTCCTGACACGGTGGGTTATATGGTGGGTTGTACGGCATGGATAAGGAAACCCAAAAAAGGCCTCCCAGAGTGAATCTGGCACACAGCATGTGACTCCAGTCCTGGAAGGAAAGTTAGCAAGCCCTTCCTTAGGTAAGGACTATGTGAACGTGTTTGAGACTTAGGGACAGTTTGTGCCCAGGTGGGGAGGCATGGAAGAGCCTAGAGTATACTGAGAAAGGCAGTCCTATTGTGTTGGCTGTAAGGtggaatgagtgtgtgtgtgtgtgtgtgtgtgtgtgtgtgtgtgtgtgtgtgtgtgtgtgtgtgtgtgtgtgtgtgtgtatgtatgtgtatgtatgcatgtgtatgtatgtatgtgtgtgtatgtatgtatgtgtgtgtatgtgtatgtatgtatgtgtatgtatgtgtgtgtatgtatgcatgtgtatgtatgtatgtgtgtgtatgtgtgtatgtatgtatgtgtatgtatgtatatgtatgtatgtgtgtgtatgtatgtatgtgtatgtatgtgtgtgtgtgtgtgtatctgtatgtgtgttggAGCAAAATAATGAAACTGGAGAGGTGATAAATAATCTTTATGGTACTCTTCATTTATATTGTCTGCCATAGATAGGGAACCCAGTGAAGTGCTCAGTCATGAAAATCAAGCAAGAGCTGCTATTGGTGAGGAaagtaggcttttttttttttttttttaatgtgtctgggTGTTTCTGTCTGCATTTAAGTCTGTTcctgtgcatgcagtgcctgtggaggccagaagagggcatcagagagCCTTGGACTGGGGTTAAAAATAGTCATGAGCagctgtatgggtgctgggaatcgaacccaggtcctctggaagagcagccagtgagcctAACTGCTGAACCGACTCCCCAGACCCTTCTCTGATTTTTGATGCCTGGTCTAGAGAAGACATTTAGAGAAAAACAGAGCTAATAGACCCAGTGTCTTGAAAGGAATGTCTTCTCCCTCCAGCAAGGATCCATTAGCCTTATCAGACTCCATATGTGAGTCAGTCAGTGCCCCACTTACTGATCTCAACTACTGGATGTCAAGATATGTATAAACTTGGGTTTACCTTGAGAGCTGAAGCTGTGGCCAGGCTATCCCTAACAGCGACTGCAAGATGTACAGCTCGGGTTACAACAGCGTTGCAGTCTCCAAGCCCTCACCTCCACACCTGTACCTCCCTCCTCATTCGTTTGGGTGCCCATGGTGATCATCAAGGCAGCATCTCCCTAAAGGGCACACAAGTAAAGACATGCCTCAGaggctggggtgcagctcagcaCTAGagtgttcaatcctcaggacctcCCCAAACAAGATATACCTCAAATGTCaattattctctcttttttccagaGGCTTCTACCCTGATGGTGAAGGAGACTCCAACAACTCTGGACCTTGCTCACCAGGCAGTCAATGCCCCTCAGCCATCGAGTGTGTTCACTGTGAAATTACATCACATCACTCTCCCCTCTGCTGGTATTGTGAACCCACGAAAGTCATCTTTGGTTCATGAAATAATACTTGGGTCATCTTATGTCCATATACAGCAAAGGGTCTgggatgcaggagggagggaggacagaggccaCTTCCAGATGGCTAAGTTCACTTACTGACAAAGAATCCTGGAAAAGgagattttctttcctctttggacagtgctggggaatcaaaccaAGGACCTTGAGCACAGTAAGCAtccattctaccactgagctctgtcCCTAGACACAGGTTTTATGACGGAGTTTCCATACATAGCTCTGGGGGGTCTGACACTTGcgtttctgtctcagccttctgccAGACTCTAGCTgggcttttgttttctgaaatactCTGTGGAGAGGCTACACTGGCATTTggacaaataagtaaataatagtgACAGTTTGTAGCATTTTAGCGACAGTTTCCAACAAAGCACGGTGCTGGAAAACCAGTGCTAACTTCCTGACTGTGAAGAACTGCCCTAATTAAGGACATCCTGTAGTTAGTCaaaccccttcccctcctctgcaTACCTCTCCCTCCCACAGCTGACTCCCTCCACATGACCCCCTCCCTACTGCAAGACACCAATCAGAGTTCAGACTCAGGGCCAAGCACTGAGCACTTCTGGGCTCTGGTGCAAGCAAGATTTCTATAAAAAGACATTCAGAAAACAAGGAATAGATTGCCATTTTGCCTTTAATGGAAAAGTGGCTAACagttacagtaaaaaaaaaaaaaatccaacttctAGTCAATCACTGTTTGAATTTTCAGAAATACACATCCACTTGAAAGCCAATAAagtcattataaaaataaactctcAATATGTTTTAAAGGGGAAAGGCCCAGTCTTTGTGGCTGCACAAATGcttagtaataatagtaataaaagtcACCAGTCTGTCTGAGATGGGTCACCCCAGAGCATTGGGGGCTTTTACTTTGGAGGACAGGGCTTGCCTGAAGCGTCTCTTCAGGTCCTGCATATTGGGGGAGCGAGGCCGGGGGATGATGGAAGCCCTCCTCCGCTCCCCACTGAGGCTGTGCAGCTTGCTCACTTCTTTGCAGAGATGTTGGAACACATCACAGACATCCTCATAGTTTTCACTAGTGGAAATTTCAAGGAAAAGACTGCCCAGCTCATTGGCTAGTTGAAGACCGTCGTGTGTCTGCACCTGCCGGGCATGCAAAAGGTCTCCTTTGTTGCCCACGATGATGACAGGGGCTTTTCCATCAGGGTGGACCTTCCGGATATGCTGGTAAAGGGGCCGAATGGACTGGTAGCTCTCATAGTCTGTGATGGAATAGACCAGCAGAAAGCCCTCGGCCCACTGCACGCACTTGGACAGAGAATCCACTGTTTGGCTGAGGTTGTCTTGGGCCTGAGAAAGAACAAAATGGAACCTGATCAAAGGAAGCTCAAACCAGAGTGACCTCTGAAGGAACACTGGCTGGATGGAGAAATCACTAACTGTCGTCAGGCTCACCCTAGCTTCTGCAAGAGGCTTTCGACAGACAAAGCCTCGGACCAATGCTCACCCTGGATTCCTTTCTGAGCTGGTCTGGATGTACACTTCTAACCCCCTGCTCAACAGGCAGTCTCCAGCGAACTCTGATGACTTAATAATTACAGACCGGAATGGCTTAGTTTTCAGGGAATTAATTCATAACAAACAAAACTCTGGAAACAATCCAACATAAATATCTATTCCCAAgctcataaaaaatatttttagcagTCAACTTCTTGAGAACGTTACAGAAACGAATTCCTTTCTCTGCACTCTTCCACAGGACCTTTCCTCCCTAGAAGGGCTGAGCAATTAATTAAGTTGCATTCCAGACTGATAGCCAAGAGGTTATCTGATTGCAATTACTGGCCTGGAGAAACAGCCCCTAACATTTTTGGCAGCCCTGGCCAGAAGGCAGGCGCTTTTCCTCCAGAATCCAACCTACTGCTTTCTTCtttaatgtggtgctgggaatggaaccctgaACCTTCGAAAAAGTGCTTACTAACTACAGAGCTACATCCTCACCCTCACCTCCGcaaagcaccaccaccacccccacccccacacacaccggctgttgtttttaaattgctCCTGGTCTCTGAAAGTGTTCATACCTACCTAAGCAGCCCAGGCAATGatggtcagccagggctgcagaagaAGCtactgttgggggtggggggtagggggtgcCTCAGCCTGAAATTctcacacttgggaggctgaggcatcaAAGATTATAGTAAATCCAAGtcaggcctgagctacaaagcaagcgataggccagccaggactacagagcaagccacaatctttaaaataaataaagtagtgtTTAAGAGCAAACTAGTTCTAATCAATCACGCCTTGGAGGGCATCCAGCATCCCGACCCTCAGCTCACCTGTGACAGACTGCCGATATCTACATTGAAACGTACATTAGAcgtgctgagacatctcactccAAGGCAATCACCTCAAAGTTAGATGCAGCTGCACCACACACCCTCGTTGACAGTCCTTACCTGGATGCCTCCTGGAGTGTCCTGGATCTGCAGGGATAGCTGGTCCCCCTCCACATAGACGAGTCTCGAATACAGTTTGCCTGTACAACAAAGAAGAGTTTGCATTTGCGTTTCCACGCTATggccagcaaaagaaaaaggaggggaaagagaacTCGAGCCCAAAAGCCAAGAAGCATGAAACCATTCTAACCTGTGTTGGGTTCGTAGTCGCCGATGAATCTCTTCGTTAAGAAGCGCACAATCATTGCTGAAAAATGAAGTAAGAACATCAGCTGAAGAAGTGGGTCAAGGTGGTCGCCCTCACCGGAACGGCGCGCGTTCCCCTGGGTCCCCGGGATAAAGTGGCTTCCCCAAGGAATGTGACGGATGAGACCGGAGCGGCCCTCAACAGCCGCCAACCCGGTCCAGAGCTCAGGAGTGGACTGCCAGAGAAAACAGGCGGCGGTCTTCCCGCATCCCTGCGGGTGGGGACCCCTGCTGTCGTTGGGCGGCGCGCTGCCTTGCCCCACTCACCGCTTTTGCCCACACGACCCGCGCCTAGAACCGCCAGTTTGATGTCCTTGGGCAAGAGGTAGTCGGAGGAGGACTCGGGAATGGGAGCCAGCAGAAAGTGCCCAGACATGGTTGGCGGACGCATGGGCGCGTCCCGCGACCGCGTTGCAGGATAGCCGGCTGGACACACCGCAAGACAGGGCGCCGGGAAGCGGCGCGGCCAGCAGAGCTGCCCTCGGCTCTCGGTTTTTAAAGAGCTCGGGGAGCGCGGTGGCCGCCTCTAGCTCCTCCTATTCCCCGCCCCTTCCTGGAGTGGTGGGAGCAGCGCGCGCAGGGGACTGTCACCCGCGGGCGTGCGCACCGCCAGGCTGCCTGACACGCTCTGCTCGCCCAGTTGCGCGGGTCCCAGCCGGTGGAGTCCGGATGGTACCTGCCCCTGTAGTGGCCAACCTGGGCCACTAGCCTGGAGCGTGAATATGAAGGTGGAACTGGGCCACCAGACGGGGCAAAAGCTGCAGCTGGCTGGATGTTCCTGGGACAGTGGGAAGAAGAGATCCAATGTTTGCGCCTTTGATAGTCAGAGTGCTGATGGGTGAATTTGAGCTTCAGCATCCTGtaaattgggtgtggtggcacacccagtggagacaggagggttggaagttcaaggttatccttggttACATCTggggttcgaggccagcttggactacataagaccctgtctcaaatgtacatatacatatatacacatacacacacatatatataatctaAAAGGGTGCTGAGGAGTGACATCACTGTGGAAAAGGCTAGGGCCAGGGCACAGGCCCTAATCTACTAATTTAGTATAAATCAAGGGAATTGCCATCACTTACCTATAAACTCCCTCAGGGGACAGTTGTTGCCTACAGCTCAGCATCCAAACCCAGGCAGCCCCTGCTCTGCTGTGGCAGTGAACTGACTCATTCAAACTCAGGGAGCTTGATTCTGGCCGGACTCCCCACGGTAAATACCAGCCTGTGCGCTTGGCTCCAGGACCTACTTCGCTATTCAAACATTTCCTGGTAAGTATGAGGTGGAATTTAGGTTAGGGGGTGGGTAGGAGGAAGTGATCACAGAAGATAAAAAACATGGCTGGTTCTTGGATGCCGCCCTCGCAGTCTCTAGTGGTCCACTGTCATCTGCCCAGCTACCGGACAGCCCTACCCTCTTTCATTTCCGTTCTCTATGCCAGTCCTGTCAGCTTGCGCAGCGTGGCCGACCACACAGGACCTTCCTCTGTTCGTAATCTAGGCCAGGCTTTGACAAGCTTGATGGAGCTCTCCGAGACTGTAGCTAAGAATTTACGAGCCCTGGGGAAATGATAGGCTGGCTTGCTCCACCAGACTCACTCAGGTCTGGCAGCGAACTGCTGGCTCATCCAGGAAATTGGCAAGGCTGAGTGAGTGCAAGTGAGCAAGGcctctctctggaggctgggcAGCTCTAAAGCAGAAGCCTTCACCTCTGGTGCATTCTGTCAA of Onychomys torridus chromosome 22, mOncTor1.1, whole genome shotgun sequence contains these proteins:
- the Rasl11a gene encoding ras-like protein family member 11A — its product is MRPPTMSGHFLLAPIPESSSDYLLPKDIKLAVLGAGRVGKSAMIVRFLTKRFIGDYEPNTGKLYSRLVYVEGDQLSLQIQDTPGGIQAQDNLSQTVDSLSKCVQWAEGFLLVYSITDYESYQSIRPLYQHIRKVHPDGKAPVIIVGNKGDLLHARQVQTHDGLQLANELGSLFLEISTSENYEDVCDVFQHLCKEVSKLHSLSGERRRASIIPRPRSPNMQDLKRRFRQALSSKVKAPNALG